Proteins encoded by one window of Lathyrus oleraceus cultivar Zhongwan6 chromosome 1, CAAS_Psat_ZW6_1.0, whole genome shotgun sequence:
- the LOC127106743 gene encoding uncharacterized protein LOC127106743 — MQQREKETFREYAQRWREIAAQVVPPMEEKEMTKVFLKTLDTFYYERMIASAPTDFTDMVNMGVRLEEAVREGRLVREGSSSSSGAKRYGGFMKKKEQETNVVSYNHPRRINYPYHSQHQHIAAVTPVITSAPVQVQYPQQRTNRFQQNTQYQQQHQPQQHQHQLQQRPPQQQRRTNFDPIPMSYAELYPALITKNLVQPRPRPLVPEVLPWWYKPEVSCPFHQNAPGHDLDNCFALKLEVQKLTRAGILTFKNMGPNVKDNPMPSHGPSSVNNIEICGTCSVNSRGCRKIQDDLQGVLDQGLIQISRQVSSPESQEQEVNVIIPCFNIPEKVEIAYHPREPVVICPPGPMPYTSDKAVPYRYAATIIENGKEVEIKTLASVTNIAANSRMTRSGRVFAPPVIPSRNVEKDPVVVVPVTREAEGEALLKVLDQAFVEQDITAEQFNNVVGSITSCNGLGFCDEELPEEGKNHNFALHISANCQGDSLSNILIDTGSSLNVMPKSTLLKLKYKGGQMRHSGIIVKAFNGSRKTVIGEVDLPIGIGPHVFQITFQVMDIVPAYSCLLGRPWIHEAGAITSTLHQKLKFVKNGQIVTVNGEQAMLISHLSLFSVIEVDETAVQTPFQALTIDDYKKSEGSIASFKDAQQIVKTGPTEMWGKRWVYQHGSSGGGYF, encoded by the exons ATGCAACAAAGAGAAAAGGAGACATTCCGTGAATACGCGCAAAGGTGGCGCGAAATTGCAGCACAGGTTGTTCCACCtatggaagaaaaggagatgacgaAAGTGTTCCTAAAGACTCTTGATACTttttattacgagaggatgattgCAAGCGCTCCTACAGACTTTACTGACATGGTAAACATGGGAGTCCGTTTAGAGGAAGCAGTTCGAGAAGGGCGTCTAGTCAGAGAAGGAAGTTCATCTTCAAGCGGGGCAAAGAGGTACGGCGGTTTTATGAAAAAGAAGGAACAAGAAACTAATGTTGTGTCCTATAATCATCCAAGAAGGATCAATTATCCTTACCATTCCCAACACCAACATATAGCAGCCGTGACTCCAGTAATCACTTCTGCTCCAGTTCAAGTCCAATACCCTCAGCAGCGTACCAACCGCTTCCAACAGAAtactcagtatcagcaacaacatcaacctcaacaacatcaacatcagtTACAACAACGTCCACCACAGCAGCAAAGAAGAAccaattttgatccaattccaatgtcatatgcagaattgtatccagCTTTGATCACTAAAAACCTTGTGCAACCACGACCACGACCTCTTGTACCAGAAGTGCTACcttggtggtacaagccagaggTATCTTGTCCCTTTCATCAGAATGCTCCAGGTCATGACTTAGACAACTGTTTTGCTTTAAAGTTGGAAGTACAGAAGTTGACAAGAGCAGGTATCCTGACCTTCAAGAACATGGGTCCCAATGTGAAGGACAATCCAATGCCAAGTCATGGTCCTTCATCAGTGAACAATATAGAA ATCTGTGGTACATGTTCAGTCAATTCAAGAGGTTGTAGGAAGATTCAAGATGATTTGCAAGGCGTCCTTGATCAGGGTTTGATTCAGATTTCTAGACAAGTGAGTTCTCCAGAATCACAAGAACAAGAAGTGAATGTCATCATTCCTTGCTTCAACATTCCAGAGAAAGTAGAGATAGCTTATCATCCGAGGGAGCCGGTGGTGATTTGCCCTCCGGGCCCAATGCCTTACACTTCAGATAAAGCGGTCCCCTACCGCTATGCAGCAACTATTATTGAGAACGGTAAAGAGGTCGAGATTAAAACCTTAGCCTCAGTTACCAATATCGCAGCAAATAGCCGAATGACGCGCAGTGGCCGCGTGTTCGCTCCGCCGGTTATCCCAAGTAGAAATGTTGAGAAAGATCCAGTAGTCGTGGTACCAGTGACAAGAGAAGCAGAAGG AGAAGCACTACTGAAGGTGCTTGATCAAGCCTTTGTAGAACAGGATATAACAGCAGAGCAGTTCAACAATGTTGTAGGCAGCATCACTTCGTGCAATGGCTTAggcttttgtgatgaagaactgCCAGAAGAAGGAAAGAATCACAACTTCGCTCTCCATATCTCAGCCAATTGTCAAGGGGATTCTTTGTCTAATATCCTAATTGACACCGGTTCATCTCTGAATGTCATGCCCAAGTCTACCTTGTTGAAGCTAAAGTACAAAGGGGGGCAAATGCGGCACAGTGGAATTATTGTGAAAGCGTTCAATGGATCAAGAAAAACAGTCATTGGAGAAGTTGATTTGCCTATTGGTATTGGACCTCACGTattccagatcactttccaggttatggacataGTGCCAGCTTATAGCTGTCTGCTCGGAcgcccatggattcatgaggcgggTGCCATTACATCCACGttacaccaaaagttaaagtttgtcaagaatgggcAAATAGTGACGGTTAATGGGGAGCAGGCTATGCTGATTAGCCACCTTTCATTGTTTAGTGTGATAGAAGTAGACGAGACGGCTGTTCAAACTCCATTTCAGGCCCTGACCATCGATGATTACAAGAAAAGTGAAGGTTCAATCGCGTCATTCAAAGACGCCCAGCAGATTGTCAAGACAGGTCCTACAGAAATGTGGGGCAAG CGGTGGGTTTATCAACATGGTAGCAGTGGAGGAGGATACTTTTGA